GGAAGAAGTGGAGATGCAACAAGGATGTTGTTCTCAATCAGAAATACTGTGAGAGGCACATGCATAGAGGGTGCCAACGTTCAAGAAAGCATGTGACAGCTTCTGCCATTCCTTCACAACCTGGTACATCCATTGATGCCAGCAAAACCACAAAAACATCCAATTCCAGTGACATTACTAGTACAAAGAGCAACCTTTCAATTTCAAATCCTGtagattttgaattttctatCCCTTCAAATATTGGCACCAACAGTTCTGCTACCGCATCTCCCATCACCAACTTTGTTAGTGATATCAAGAAAGCATGTGTGATAGtattatttgaaaattgagGGTGAATTATCCTGTAGCAGTAAGGTTGCTCCACAGCAACCTAGGTATTACTGTCTTTGCATATGTATTTGTATAAAATCTATGGATTTCTAGATGatgtattattgtatttttttaatttcttgatgTTTCATCTATTATTGAGAGATTGCAATTATTGAACTtgctttgtttttcttcatttgttGCTTGTTTCCCTTGATTATATTATTTCTAAGATGGAAATTTACTGAAATTACTGGGACTGCTTGTTCAGGCAACTGGATTTGTGCCGAGTGTGCGCATTTTTTTCATCCAAATGAACTTTTTCTCCCATGTAGCCTGGCTTGATTGGTCAAGTACTTTAtctattatttgttattttcatcAGTTAAGTGCAAATTGAGCCAAAATGCTTTCTAAATCAAGAcacagaagaagaaataaaagatgattatcataatcaaatattaaagcACAAATAGTTGTAATTTACAGTGACACTTTATGCCATCGTATGATCTCAAGAGCCATTTGCTCTATTCTCTGTTTAATTCAATATCTTGTAAGTCTCCCCTCAACGCCTGTTTTTGGCATTAGCTGCCAGTAAAGCAACCAtcatataaaaaagataaaaatttctTGGCAATAGAATAAAATTCAATTCCAAAATGCAATGAGATAAAATGGACATCAGCGCGCACTTAAATGCTCCAACTTGCTCAAATCCTACTCCATCAACCTGTTTTGAGACATCTTTGACAATTCACATGGGACTCCAATACAAGGAAATGCTGATCCAAAAAGCTCAGTTgtgaaatcaaataaatttacaacCTGCAAACATGTTCAATACATCAGTTGGCAACAAAGGTTCCTTGTTAACAGCAACACatacaaatacaacaacaaaatcattggcagagagtataattaaaaaaaataaaaaaagatcacTGGTATAGATATAGAGAGGAAAGAAgatcaaatacaacaataacatCCAATACGtatcaaaatatatacacatacattcGCACAAATAGAAGTGTGGTACAGAAAGGGAAGAGACACCTGGAGAATGGAATCACAATAAATGAAGTGCAATCACAATCAGAACTTTCATAGCTCCCAAGCAAAAGAAACGATTTGGCCGTCTTTACAAACCCTAACTCCCTATTATGTGTGGTGCAAGCGGCGGTGGGTGGGGACAAACGGCagtggggggagggggggcaacCTACGGGCGGCGTTGGTTAGTCGAAGGAGCTAGCAGGTAGGGGCGACGGAAGGCGGTGCGAACGACTGGGGGCCAGTGGGTGGGGGCGATGGCAGAGGGAGGGGCGACAGTGGATGGTGCTCACGGCGTGGGGGCCTGACCGCGGAAGACTCGCAGTGGTGGCGGGGCAAGCGGGAGAGAGGGAGACGGCTGATGCTCTTTGCAGTAATCGATTTGAGAGGAAAAGTGTGGGAGAGACggtgaaagagggagagagagagggaaaaaaatgGGCGGGCTTCTACAACaataaaagttgaaaaaataaattaaaaataaaataaataattttggtaAAGTTTTCGGTAAACGTTTCTCTACAAGTAGCTTAATCCACTTAAAAAACCTAAACGTTAAAACACTGTTGCGCTGGAAAGTGTTGTCATTGAAGAGGTCAATGTCTTGGTCATTGACAAGAAAGGAGAAGGGAGAAGCCAAAAGCCATGATGATAGTGGGTGGAACCGTGGGAGACTTACTGTTGATGTCATGTTTTTCGTGTTTGTTTGGGCCCTTTAGGGAGAGAAAGCAGAGCAAAAGAAAGTGCGTTGAGACTGAATGTGAAAACGCAATTGTCAAgacaagtgtgtgtgtgtgtgtgagagagagacagagagagagagagagagagaaagagtatgATCATTCAATTGCTGCTCTCTACGTATGCTCTCATACGGatgaaaatttgtatattttacaGAGTGATATACATATTACTTTCAGTTTTTAGTAAgcaaagattttattaattaaaaatattaaatagtaTGCAAGGATAGTAATCCCAAAAAAATTAGATAGCATAGCGAAGGCCAAATCTATGCTGTAACCCTAGGTTATATGAAAACGAAAACAAGAAACGTTTCTTATATGAAatagaaatatgaaaatgaacatttttttaaaggggtgtttgttaaaatgagcaagataagaaaCATTAAGATGATATTGGAATACTTTTCgcatcaaaatatgaaatgattaagataaagtttgaaaatatttcaaaatttctatcatagtgtttattaaattttgaaaaatgttacttGTAGAAAAAGTTCTAGAGAAAGGTTTACcgaaagtttttttatttttcccccctctcgcccccccccccccccccacacacacatttGCCAACTTCATTTTCACTATCTTtcaccctctctctcactctcactctctctctcctgccACAACAGTCCGCGCCATCATCGTCGGCCAACAACTCTGATGCTGCTGTCGCCCTCTATCGCTGCTCATACCACCGTTGCCCCCGCCAACAAGATCGCACAGAAACCGGCAGTCGCACCCGCCGCCACCGCTCGATCTACCGTCGCTCCCTCCACCGCCACTTGATCTGCCGTCGCCACTAGATTGGCTGTCGCTCCCGCCACCGCTGCTTGATCCACCGTCCACCCTTTGCCGGCcactatatattttgattaaactgTAGCCTTGCACGTCAATTTGGGcgatctcaaatttttttttttttcattttttgttgtaGATTTGCCAATGAAATGTAGGTAGGTGAACCTAAAATTTATTGGTAGCTGGGATTATTAGGTATTGGGTGCATTTGCATTCAAGTGTATTTTTTGACTATTGTTgtaaaattttgaacatttcATTTTATTCTGTCTCTGTTTATGCTTCTTGAATATATGTGTCTTTTTGGTTTTAGTTGCGTGCATTCGAAAATTTAAGAAAGATAAGAGGGAAGAAATTACAGAATTGGTACAATATTTGAAGAATGAAATTTGCATTTGGGCACTTATTACCTTTTAAGTTCTATGCCTTAACTAGGCATAGAACTTGTTTATGTGAAAGATAAGATTTTTTTGGATCTCTCTGCTACTGGGTTCTTGTTATATTCTTGTTATAGACACCagatataaatatacaaatgcATTGGAATTTTGCAACTTGCCCATGATCTTCCAATTTCTCCATTCTATTCAACTTTAAACACCTAAGCTCTGTTTATTGCTTTTAATTGTCTTAAGCTTGTGGCGTTTTGAGTTGCTCGAAGTTCACCTGATGTATTGGCTGCTTCAACTAGGCATTTCGAGATGCTTTTATTAGCATGGATTTAGCTTTATCTCTATGCCTTATGTCCggataaacaaacaaaaaaaaaaggtgatttAAAACCCATGAGCCCGGTGCTCGGTCCCCTTTAATCTTGTGTGTTCTAAATAACAGTCTTCGAGACAAATATACATTGCAATATTTCATGTTGGATCAAGCAAAAGTTgtataacaaaataatagaaaatagaaaattttaatcCCTTTGATCAAAACAGAGTTGTAGAAATGGGTGAGGGGTCGGCGGGTTTCTGTGACCAGGCCCGGCCTTGAACCAGGGCGGTCAGTGCGATTGCCCCAAGCCCATTATTCAAGGGGcccaaaatgtttttaataaatgttatattatattattataattattaattaatttaatattttttataaaaaaaaagacctCAATGCCCAGCAATGCTGGGCGGACTTCAGCGGACTTGAAGTCTGCTTAGTGCTCAAGTCCACTGAAGGCCAGCGAACTTGAAGGCGAACTTCAAGTCTGCTGAAGGCTAGTGGATTTGAAGTTTGCTTagattaagaatttatttttatattataaaagaatttattttttcttcagtTATTTAGAAtatagagaatttttttttttttggctggatgaaaaaaaaatattttgttagatGAAAAAGAACTTATTGAATTGTTATAAGTATTCATCTTGTTTATATATTGTAGcctttttattctaaattttaatatattgaagTTTGAATCGATCCAATTTATTTGGCttgaatgttaattttttagttaatttggaCATGTTagattttgattgaaaaataagagtgagttcatcactaaatttaaatatatatatatatatgggggtCTAATTTTTACTTTTGCCCTGGGCCCTAAAAAATTCAGGACTGGCATTGTTTGTGACCGATAGGTGGGGGGAGACTGGCGATGCCGCGTTTCTGTGGCCGACTGAGGGGTGATCTGAGGGAGGGACGACGACGGTGCGAGTGGGGGGGGGGCGGGCGACGGCGGGTGGTGTTAGTGGCGTTGGCGGGGGAGACGACAGTGGCGCCATTCTCTCTCAAGGACGAGGCTGGCCGAGTATGGGGGATGGCCGTGCAAGTAGCGATGGCGGTGGTGCGTTCCTCCCTCAAGGCTgaggatgagagagagagaaagagagagagaatgggtgaAGTTTGGGGActgtgagagaaagaaagaaagtgtgTGACTGTGTGAGAGACagtggaagaggaagagagagagagacagtgaaAATGATGTTGGGTGGGCctcagaaaaagaaaataagaaaaaaataatttaaaaataaattattattttcggTAAACCCTTCTCTGAAAAGTAGCatgacttttaaattttttaaaattaactgataattatattttttttatgtatttgttaatacatatgataaatattaaaatgatttttttattaaaatattcttattactaaattcattcaaaattatttaatatcaacaaaaaatttatgattaaaataatattttatgattaatataaattatcaaaaaaataaaaataaaaataaattttatcttctaaattcatgttcaaaaataaatttaaaaagagttgaaaagtaaaaataattattttttgaattacaaTAActccacctagataattaaaaatagccaaaacatattttcatagtagataataaaatataaaattaaataaaataatttaaaatttgatgaaatgaattgtattcgttaataatatatatatatagagagaaatttaaattttaaaaatcaatgaaatgaataatgtcatttaaattttaaatattgtcaacacatataataatttaaaaatatattaaataatattaatttttagacttaaataaataagttcttttaataaatttaaatatttaaaatgtattaaatgacattaactatCATATAAGGAACATATAGGTAATTGAGACTTATTTTGAAAgagtcaaataattttatttgagaggaatgtcagataaatttatcttaaaaagaaaaaataaaaggtcaCATGAGGGGTTTTTCGAAAatgattagataaatttaacaaacacgttaGAAAGATCAAATATTTGGAATACGtcttatatatgatattttctctttcttattttagttaacaaacatcttctaagaaaattaatattaataaagtctaaaacaaaaaaatagaaacgtTCCGAAAATGTTACCGTGCAACGTTGGTGCAACCCCGACCGAATCTATCTGCCCTTGCACCaagtttttctcttcttgtgATTGGATTGGCAGAGCATGACCAGTTTGAACGGGCTGGCCTGCAGTCTGCGGGTTGGGCTGTGTCGGGCGGGTCAACCCAACtgctctatttttttatttaataaataaaataatatcttgAATAAcaaggttaattttttttatacataaatggatacattaaagataaaaagaagAGGGCAATGCTACCTGTTCAAACTGCATTAACTGAAGGATGatcaaaatgagaaaatgaccaAGTGTATCCTAaaaaagattattattttttaataatctatAAAATGCAATCATTCTGCCAAGCGTATGCCTTTGCTGCAGCTGAAATGGGTGGTGGGGGGTGGGTTTGCAGGCCATagtattatatttaaattaattttatatcttattataGTGCTTACAAAAAAATCTAGATAgatgaaatatttaaataatatttaattgtaATATACATTCGGTTTGACTGATTGGAGTTGCTTGCCGATTGAGTCCAAACTGTCGTggatttgtttttcttcttttgttcttcttaggtttgtttggaatggttatataacaaaaataatgtatGATCCTagtagaaaaggaaagaaaatgtcATAGCTCAATTGACTCAGTGGCAATCTCTTAGTTCAAGCAACGATCATTATCACTCCTTTTGGTGGTGATAATGTATTGAATCTTACAGCAATTAACAAAAACAGAAACAGTAAATTGACCTAAGGCTGAGTCAACCGTTGCAAAAACTGCTCACCAACCAAAAACATGAGGAGCCAAATTAAGATTTTCAAGTCCAATaaacaaggttgttaaaatcgtaaaatcataagagaatttttgacatgtaaaattgtaaaattgaGTGCAATTAACTTTAAAATCGTAAAAATTTTCGAtgtaaaaaatcataaaatcatacccgtaaaatcgagattttaacaaTCATACCAACAAAGTTCTCTATAGTCAATTTCTCTAGTAAAAATTTTGACAATCTTAAAAAGTCTCGCCACAATTAACGATTGAAATCTCCTCGCTATCTCTCCCCCACCCCCAATGACCATCAATAGTTGAAGGAGAAGGCAAAATTGACTGGAAAAAAGACGTTAAAGTGGCTGCAATAGTAGATTCGATGAAAACGGCCTTGGAAGATGAGTTGTAAGTGTGTGGATGAATTGCAAATACCAAATTTGGTGACGGCGATGGTGACTAGTGGAGGCGACGATGAGCCGAATGATGGCTTCTTCTTCGATGAGCAGATCGAGTAGAAAGCGGGTTTgtgattttgagaatttttttaattttttattttatatgggATGATTGATATTGtatatttagttattgatttgtatatttaattattaattttatatatatgtgtattttattattaattttttatatgaatatctgattattttgtatatttaattattaatttatctatttgattattatttttgtatatgtgtaaaaattataaataaggtaaaataaatagaattaaaggttattaataaataaataaaataaagaatagaATAAAGAGTGATTGgaacaattttgagataaaattaaaataaaaaataaattatttataatataattgaaaactAATTTAACTTTCCGTTGAGTCAGCCAACATGGATTAGAATGGTAGTATTGATGCTCTATCTCCTCagtctattattattattattatttttctgttttgattcCATAATCCTCCTAAGACCTAAAAATGACAAAAGGCTCATGCATTAAGTAGCCCTTTTGTTTAcgaattttctttacaattcttattattttttacatttattattttttattttgtgcttAAATGGGAAAGAATGGGGAGAATAAGAATGtaaaatggataaaaaaaatgtttaggataaattaatattattttattttcaattaatatttctaagtaaaaaatttcttgattttgaacATGTTTTCTTGTGCTAAAATTGGTTTCATATTTGATACAAAGGAATGcgtctttcatttattttttagattttaataaaaaaaatacaaaaatagaaataaaaattgaagATAGAAAGTAAAAATCGATTTTTTACAAGTAAATAGCCTCTTATCTTCCTAGGCCCGGTTTAAGGCATAGGGCCACCTAAAAAATGAGGGGCCCAAAAtcactaattatttaaaatttattttatttttaattttttatgatgcaaaattattaattttatttcatgataagttttgtttaaattcatattttgtttattttgttgttttatttgaatGAGAAGTgtcgctaattttttaaattcacaGATCATTTTTCAGTATTAGGTAATGAATAGTGAAATGTCATGTAAATGAGAAGGCCCTCAACTCTCTAAGTCCACTCGTtattagataattaataatgagaaGTCATTTAAATAAAGAGATCCCCCTTCTTCAAGTCCAcgaattatttttcaatgttaaataaataataatgatgtGTAAACTagtaatgtaataaaaaaagaagaagcaaaaagtGACATTATTTTAAGtggataatttgataaaatgattCTTTGGATGacaataattttatatggaGAATCTTCATTGATCTGggtattaaagaaaaaaataaaaataaaatagtaattttttaatttgtgagACTTGAGTGTAgactttttacattttttacttattcaactcttatattttcatatttttttctcttatctatattgtcaattgaaaaatatttgctTTCTAaacttgaatataaaaatttaattagtaattttatatcttcaaaagtaaataaaataaattttaaataatttttaatatttatttatattattaaaaaattaccaaaataactCTTGTTTAAAACcacaaatatttttaagctGACCCTatatcttctctttttctctctagtGAACTTAGAAAGTTTATAAGTtcaatttgtattgagaaagtttttgaatttctcaaatcaaattcaaatttaatcacTATGTTTTGTTTGAATTTAGAGAAATTGAAGTTTTTGGATTTCAATTATAACTTAGAAACTTCAACTTCTctaaattatatcaaaatgagACGGTCGCAGCGGATCAAGCATCATcacctttaatttttttttttataattaaattgaaagagGGGAAGAggtaattttgagatttcaaaaagaataataataattttttaataacatgATAATTCTAggtcaaaaaatttaaagaaatatatgttaaagttaaaaatatcaaagtaatcaattcaatttaaaagaatttgataTATGGACGGTGAGGTTTAcctaatatgaaaataaaaaaatcacctTCAGGTCAAAGTGGTCCATGAAGAGACAAGAACTTAAAAAGTAGGGGTACAAAAGCTTTTGGAAGTATTAGTAGACTTATCTGTGgactttgaattttcaaaaggAGTATTAATTTGAGCAATAAAGAgcaaaaaagaagatgaaaagcACGATTCCACCATTCAATTGTCAAGAAAAGTCATGAATGAAAAAAGAGAGGCAGATATCACACGGCAAACATAGATctgatcattttattttatttttttgttaagttaatatattaaaaaaaaaaacgaccTAAGTAGAGGAGTTCCAAGAATAAGAATGGAGGCCccctaaattggtgaaaggAAGCAGTGTGCTTCTTGTAGATCCTTCCTctttttttcagaaatttcatgTATATGGTACCCTATTTTTATAgctatattaattattttattatttataagaaatcaCTGAACACTTAGTAATATTACCTATGTAAATAAGTTCAAAGTACCATAAACAGTTTATTCAAATCATGGTACCAAATCAactttaataataacaataaaatattaatgcatGAAATTTTCTTCAAACATGAATAAAAACATTCTCCTCTCTAATTTTTTACTTCAATTATGAGTCTTATcccataattttaattattgaaaatattaaataaaataaatttaatattttaaataattatgtgtattttattagttatgtttttgtccattttttttttatgcttttgacCCTACCACTAATTTTTATCTGATTCCGTCTCTATTTCTATTGTAATTAAGATGGAGAATAATTGAATCTACCACTTAATAATGTAATAATGAACAAAATGAATCATTACACATTAAGTCAAAATAAGTGGGACCGCCATGAGAAATGGCTCTCACGGCAACATCATTTTGTCCACTGATTTTGGGCACATCATTTTGTCCACAAAATCCCTCTCCCTCTCTGAACATGTCTGTTGGAGTCCTCGTCATTGCAGCTGGGAACCCAacccttcttttccttctcttcctatATTAGTTATGGATATAGCGATGCTAAGTCCTCATCTTCATCATTATTCAAATGCGACACAAACTTCTATTCTTTCGCGGAAGCCTTCCCAATATTAGTTACCCCTTTCGCAGAAAAGACGACCCTAAAAGCTTCAGTCTAAAGCAATTTGAATTGGCCTGCAAGAATAATCGCACAATATTATACTTGTTTGGTGCAACTGGAAAGTATACATCCTAACCATCAACTGCAGCAACAGAACCATTCGGGGTAATGGAGGTGGGCATCGACTAGCACAATTGCTCATTTTTTCCCCTTTATTTCCTCTCGTCACGTAACTTTGTAGATCTAAGTGGATATCCCCATAAATATGGGTCATAGTACTACTCTAATGTAGAAGTAGTTTCATCAGTTGTGAAAGGCCGGTGAAGTCTCGTTACTACCGGGAGATTAATGGTTCTTCTTGGTTGTACATGGATCTTGCTGTTGCTGCCGCCTCTAATAATAATTCTTGTAAATGAAAATAGCTATGCTAAGTCCttcttatcatcatcatcatccaaaTGCCAACCAAACTTCAATTCCTCCTGCGGAAGCCTTCCCAATATCAGCTACCCCTTCCGCCTCAAGCATGACCCCAAAGGCTGTGGCCTAAAACAATACGAATTGGCCTGCGAGAATAATCGCCCAATATTGTACTTGTTAGCTGGGAAGTACTACGTCCTAGACATCAACTACAAGAACGAAACCATTCGGGTAGTGGACGTGGGCATCGACCAACACAATtgctcctctcttcctcttcattccTTGCCGCTGGCTAACCTGCCTTCAGAATATCCTATTTTTTTCGTCGATTTTTTGACTGTAGTAATGTTGGTGAACTGTCAGAGGCCGATAAAGTCTGGGGATTATTCTTACGTGGATCTTGCTGCTGGTTCTAATTCTAATTGCTTCAACAATTACTCTTTTTCAAGACGAAATCATTCGTATATGCTGGTAGGTCATGACCTGACAATGTCGAAAGTAACCGAATCGTGCACGGTAAAGGCGGTGGTTCCTGTTGCGGATGAGCCATTCCTCGGTGGCCGGAACCTTTCCCTCTTGGACTTTCACAACGCCATGGCTAATGGATTTGAGCTTTACTACATTTATGGGCCATGCCCCAAAGAATGGTCCCACTTCCATTGTGCGTAAGACTTCTTTTCTGATCATACTTTATGATTTGAAATTTCCTTAgtatattattgtcatattacttttgagaaaaatgatatttttataattttcattaaaacaTTAGTAAATCATATTCTTATTGTTTTTTATccatacaaaattaattaaaaattattgtttgtttctaatatatatgatcattaataaattatttatactaCATAAGAATGTATGCTCATCTGCTATATATTATCCTGTCCTGCCTAATGAGGTGCCTTATTTATATATCTATGTAGTAAGAAacgaaaaaaaaatcaataaaaatgatttacaATTGCAAAACAAATATGGTCATATTATTTTGGTAACAAAATgtgttataaatataattttcttacgaaatttaatttttgctgttttcaaaaaattaaacatataatCACTTCAAATGTCGAaatataactttattttatctttttattgcTATATAATATGAATGACTTAATATTGTATTATACATGTAATTTgacttaataattatttaagtttcttgcgtgaaatattatttaactaaaGTAAGTGATAgtgatagtaatattttattattattaaccacTGTCCCCTAACAATAAATTCTTGTGTGAATTTATAATTGTGagttatattaataaaatatatattattacataatagatttctaattctatttatattgttatgtataaatattaattataataaccaTTATATATGATGCCGATTATTGAACAACATTTTCTTTCAACTTgattattgttttaattaagaGCATTTGTTTTATACCATTTCTTTAAACATCTCTTCTATATGCCTAAAACATAACACTTTGgtttgcttatttatttatttttgtcttgttCTCAATTGCAGGCCTCATGGAGGGCATCCGAATGTGtaagtattattttatattgtatatataagttgaaaaaaaatataaaaaattaaagtacattaaataagtcaaaaataatattttttaaatctcatttttgttgttatatgatgatccacatatatattatatatataataggtcTTGCAATGTGgtatttatcttaataaaaaatattgatagGGTCGATGgagcttttcttttttatt
This genomic stretch from Diospyros lotus cultivar Yz01 chromosome 1, ASM1463336v1, whole genome shotgun sequence harbors:
- the LOC127812684 gene encoding growth-regulating factor 9-like, with product MSVARCFGSANGGMYNHFSSLIGFNIQAFHCKGEMDPESGRCRRTDGKKWRCNKDVVLNQKYCERHMHRGCQRSRKHVTASAIPSQPGTSIDASKTTKTSNSSDITSTKSNLSISNPVDFEFSIPSNIGTNSSATASPITNFVSDIKKACVIVLFEN